From Acidobacteriota bacterium, the proteins below share one genomic window:
- the thiD gene encoding bifunctional hydroxymethylpyrimidine kinase/phosphomethylpyrimidine kinase gives MNVMTIAGFDPSAGAGTLADIKTISAFGCYGLAAITSLTFQNTQGVFGAEHQSGQTVAQQVNALFDDFEIAAIKTGMLPTGEVIEAVAGILSNRLVAYVVVDPVVRSTSGYDLIDDQALQSLIEILFPLATVVTPNKVEAERITGIAILDSDTMKAAAVKILDFGAKAVLVKGGDMAGDYATDLLMDANGAIFFREPRIHSTHTHGTGCTLSSALACLLSLGYPLREAVPIAKKYIVEAIRHAPGIGKGHGPLNHFPPEFDMA, from the coding sequence ATGAACGTGATGACCATAGCCGGGTTTGACCCGTCGGCGGGTGCCGGAACCCTGGCAGATATTAAAACCATCAGCGCCTTTGGCTGTTATGGACTGGCGGCAATCACCAGTTTGACTTTTCAAAATACCCAGGGGGTTTTTGGCGCAGAACATCAATCCGGGCAAACCGTTGCACAACAGGTCAACGCTCTGTTTGATGATTTCGAGATTGCCGCGATTAAAACCGGCATGTTGCCGACCGGTGAAGTCATCGAAGCGGTCGCAGGAATTTTATCCAACCGACTTGTCGCTTATGTGGTGGTTGATCCGGTCGTGCGAAGCACCAGCGGCTATGATTTGATTGATGACCAAGCCTTGCAGTCGTTGATTGAAATACTTTTTCCGCTGGCTACGGTGGTGACGCCAAATAAAGTTGAAGCCGAGCGCATCACGGGAATCGCCATCCTCGATTCAGACACCATGAAAGCCGCTGCCGTAAAAATCCTTGATTTCGGCGCAAAAGCCGTCTTGGTGAAAGGCGGCGATATGGCAGGCGATTATGCGACCGATTTGTTGATGGATGCAAATGGCGCAATATTTTTCAGAGAGCCACGCATTCATTCCACGCACACCCACGGCACCGGTTGTACGTTGAGTTCGGCGCTTGCCTGTTTATTAAGCCTCGGCTACCCGCTGCGCGAAGCCGTTCCGATTGCCAAAAAATACATCGTTGAAGCCATTCGCCATGCGCCGGGCATCGGTAAAGGACACGGACCGCTCAATCACTTTCCGCCCGAATTTGACATGGCTTGA
- the thiE gene encoding thiamine phosphate synthase: MKPLLYLITDRQLLPQKKSNSTLDHLIEFIAGAFAAGVDLAQIRERDLSTRELFFLTERVANLARNYQTQVLVNDRADVAAACNVGVHLTTRSMPAQVVRQTFGDALLIGVSTHTLAEAREAEAGGANFVVFGPVFDTPSKRAYGLPVGVSALQEVCKEVQIPVLALGGIKLENYEQTLQAGAAGIAAISLFTEAEDLFNLTGRIKGSGRLYERDDHSRV; this comes from the coding sequence TTGAAACCCCTGCTTTACTTGATAACCGACAGACAATTACTCCCGCAGAAAAAGAGTAACTCAACCTTAGACCACCTCATCGAGTTCATCGCCGGAGCGTTTGCTGCCGGAGTTGATCTGGCGCAAATACGCGAACGCGACCTCTCAACCCGCGAGCTTTTTTTTCTGACCGAACGGGTTGCCAATCTTGCCCGAAATTATCAAACCCAGGTGTTAGTCAATGACCGTGCAGATGTTGCTGCTGCCTGCAATGTGGGTGTCCATTTAACCACTCGTTCGATGCCTGCTCAGGTTGTGCGACAAACCTTTGGCGACGCGCTGCTCATTGGCGTTTCGACGCATACGCTTGCAGAGGCGCGCGAAGCCGAAGCGGGTGGGGCAAACTTTGTGGTCTTCGGTCCGGTTTTTGACACGCCGAGTAAAAGAGCCTATGGATTGCCTGTGGGCGTGAGCGCTTTGCAAGAGGTGTGTAAAGAGGTGCAAATTCCTGTGCTGGCGCTTGGCGGCATCAAATTGGAAAACTATGAACAAACGCTTCAGGCAGGAGCCGCTGGCATTGCCGCCATCTCGCTGTTTACCGAAGCGGAAGATTTGTTTAATTTAACCGGCAGAATAAAAGGAAGTGGCAGACTTTATGAACGTGATGACCATAGCCGGGTTTGA
- a CDS encoding tetratricopeptide repeat protein encodes MSLNKSKALRTAEKYVLQGKIPAAIDEYRKVVDADPSDLTTINTLGDLYVRAGKIQDAIKNFSRIADSYREGGFTLKAIAMLKKISKLDPTSIDTSMKLANLYSQQGLLVEARQQYLQVADAFARSNQSHKALEAYQKIADLDPTNTSVRMKLGEIYSREGLMEQSHDAFVTAGNEFLRKGEFEQALTANLKAITANPESRQALTALSTIYSQQGRPEQAINLLCEAFEKSPGDVELLTILGRTYLTAGWMDEAERTFLSLVELDRTRYHYVIEVARKFLQDNQFDRAAEALDGCLDILISKREEDKAIEFMRRILDRSPNNVTALKRLAQIYLRIRDEQNLITALHILADAATAQDKRDDAIVALKELARLEPGDPTHLQRLGEFGINELTDVDASDITGSLKSFGYRPPVEDDSYVFRQIAEAEIMAGHGDVNKAVEMLSAVITQFPDNIQVRLKLKDIFLRAGMMKKAADECLVLARIHQSLGESARASDYRAEAKQLNPLLEDLDEEVVSNSGNLSADTGENSFGFDFGFANSQPLAQDANEAGFAFQESANDIVTDDPIAAFGFQSPTGYESAGGFDLQGSADDWQMEEPPSGSYGFEAASKTPNAKSQDDWSPSSNDKNSGSFRYFDTIVSDKGDVSPVENLLFKATGDLPTDTMPRALRDELEGVDFYITQGYVDIAQDTLERLLSEYGNHPEILSRRKKLVHTASLLGMNISEPAVEEATPAYTNGQSPTGELALDLDDAFGLNAQPESGGFDFAEPVTETSDTEAEPFLIHKESGALDEDLMVKFNTRDLQKDYELMQSLQQPAEPLAVSETPPLEMPTVERAVENDAMADLFDDEMPIAQEAFVSEISAPPVADNVLDSDSPFTGSLWQDAPEAELPLPISPPPVQPVVAPVETPPVAQVQNPAFQLEDLLGLDGEEEEDNELQRMVSDFIEHSGAIAETQDYETHYNLGLAYKDMDLFDDAIEQFQMAFRIAPDGNMREEHIQCCHMLGVCFKQKNMPKVAVMWFKRGLEIPHSKEDEYQALRYEIGLCYEEMGEVDKALDTFMEVYGNNVNYRNVGEKIKKLQMSKS; translated from the coding sequence ATGTCTCTTAATAAGTCGAAAGCCTTACGCACGGCGGAAAAATATGTTTTGCAGGGAAAGATTCCCGCCGCGATTGATGAATACCGCAAAGTCGTCGATGCCGATCCATCCGATTTAACCACCATTAATACGCTGGGCGATTTATATGTTCGTGCCGGAAAAATTCAGGACGCCATTAAAAATTTCTCGCGCATCGCCGATAGCTATCGTGAAGGTGGCTTTACCCTAAAAGCCATCGCTATGCTCAAAAAGATTTCCAAGCTTGACCCGACCAGTATCGATACGTCAATGAAACTGGCGAACCTCTATTCCCAACAAGGGCTTTTGGTCGAAGCGCGACAACAATACCTGCAAGTCGCCGATGCTTTTGCGCGCAGCAATCAATCGCACAAAGCTTTGGAAGCTTATCAGAAAATCGCCGACCTCGACCCGACCAATACCAGCGTGCGCATGAAACTCGGCGAAATTTATTCGCGTGAAGGTTTGATGGAACAATCGCACGATGCCTTTGTGACTGCCGGTAATGAATTTCTGCGCAAGGGAGAATTTGAACAGGCGCTTACCGCCAATTTAAAAGCCATCACCGCCAATCCTGAAAGCCGCCAGGCGCTTACGGCGCTTTCGACGATTTATTCACAACAGGGAAGACCCGAACAAGCGATCAATCTTTTATGCGAAGCTTTTGAAAAAAGCCCCGGCGATGTCGAATTGCTGACCATTTTAGGGCGTACCTATTTAACCGCCGGATGGATGGATGAAGCCGAGCGCACCTTCCTGAGCCTGGTAGAACTCGACCGCACCCGTTATCACTATGTCATCGAAGTGGCGCGAAAATTTTTACAGGATAATCAATTTGACCGCGCCGCCGAAGCCCTCGATGGCTGTCTTGATATTTTGATTTCCAAACGCGAAGAGGATAAAGCCATTGAATTTATGCGGCGTATTCTCGACCGCAGCCCGAATAATGTCACGGCGCTCAAACGTCTGGCGCAAATTTATCTGCGCATTCGCGATGAACAGAACCTGATTACCGCGCTCCATATTCTTGCCGATGCCGCAACCGCTCAGGATAAACGCGACGATGCCATCGTCGCGCTCAAAGAGCTGGCGCGACTTGAACCCGGCGACCCGACCCATTTGCAGCGGCTTGGTGAATTTGGCATCAATGAACTCACGGATGTAGACGCCTCGGACATCACCGGCTCGTTGAAATCGTTCGGCTATCGTCCGCCGGTTGAAGATGACTCTTATGTCTTTCGCCAGATTGCCGAAGCCGAAATCATGGCAGGGCACGGCGATGTCAACAAAGCGGTCGAAATGTTGAGTGCCGTCATTACCCAATTCCCCGATAACATTCAGGTGCGGTTGAAATTGAAAGATATTTTTCTGCGCGCCGGGATGATGAAAAAAGCTGCCGATGAATGTCTGGTGTTGGCGCGCATACACCAATCGCTTGGCGAATCAGCGCGTGCCAGCGATTACCGCGCGGAAGCCAAACAACTCAATCCCTTGCTTGAAGACCTCGATGAAGAGGTGGTCAGCAATTCGGGAAATTTATCAGCGGATACCGGCGAAAACAGTTTCGGTTTTGATTTCGGCTTTGCCAATTCGCAACCTCTGGCGCAGGATGCCAATGAAGCCGGTTTCGCCTTTCAGGAATCAGCAAACGATATTGTTACAGATGACCCGATTGCGGCATTCGGATTTCAATCGCCAACAGGGTATGAATCGGCAGGCGGTTTTGATTTACAAGGGTCAGCAGATGATTGGCAGATGGAAGAACCCCCATCCGGCAGTTATGGTTTCGAGGCGGCGTCGAAAACGCCAAACGCCAAATCGCAGGATGATTGGAGTCCGTCAAGCAATGACAAAAATTCCGGCTCCTTCCGCTATTTCGATACCATCGTCAGCGATAAAGGCGACGTCAGTCCCGTCGAAAATCTTTTGTTTAAGGCAACCGGCGATTTGCCGACCGATACTATGCCGCGCGCTTTGCGTGATGAACTCGAAGGCGTCGATTTTTATATTACGCAAGGCTATGTCGACATTGCTCAGGACACGCTTGAGCGATTGTTGTCCGAATATGGCAATCATCCCGAAATTCTCTCTCGTCGCAAGAAACTCGTGCATACGGCTTCACTGCTCGGCATGAATATCAGTGAACCTGCGGTCGAAGAAGCGACGCCGGCGTATACCAACGGGCAGTCACCGACCGGCGAACTGGCTTTGGATTTGGATGACGCCTTTGGTCTCAACGCGCAACCTGAGTCGGGCGGTTTTGATTTTGCCGAACCGGTGACCGAGACAAGCGATACCGAAGCCGAACCCTTCCTGATTCACAAAGAATCCGGCGCGCTTGATGAAGATTTAATGGTCAAATTCAACACCCGGGATTTGCAAAAAGATTACGAGTTGATGCAATCCTTGCAGCAACCTGCTGAACCCCTGGCTGTCAGTGAGACGCCGCCGCTGGAAATGCCGACAGTTGAGCGCGCAGTAGAAAATGATGCGATGGCAGACCTTTTTGATGACGAGATGCCGATTGCTCAGGAAGCCTTTGTATCAGAGATTTCAGCGCCGCCGGTTGCCGACAATGTTTTAGACAGTGATTCGCCGTTTACCGGTTCTCTGTGGCAGGATGCGCCGGAAGCCGAATTGCCGCTGCCAATTTCTCCGCCGCCGGTGCAACCGGTAGTTGCGCCTGTGGAGACGCCACCCGTTGCGCAGGTTCAAAATCCGGCGTTTCAACTGGAAGATTTGCTGGGACTCGATGGCGAAGAAGAAGAAGACAATGAATTGCAGCGCATGGTCAGCGATTTCATCGAACATTCCGGGGCGATTGCCGAAACCCAGGACTATGAAACGCATTACAATCTGGGTCTGGCTTACAAAGACATGGATTTATTTGATGATGCCATCGAACAGTTCCAGATGGCTTTTCGCATCGCACCCGATGGCAACATGCGAGAAGAGCATATTCAATGTTGTCATATGCTCGGCGTCTGCTTTAAACAAAAAAACATGCCCAAAGTTGCGGTGATGTGGTTCAAACGGGGCTTGGAAATTCCCCATAGTAAAGAGGACGAATATCAGGCGCTCCGTTATGAAATCGGGCTGTGCTATGAAGAGATGGGCGAGGTCGATAAGGCGCTCGATACCTTCATGGAAGTTTATGGAAATAACGTCAACTACCGCAATGTCGGTGAAAAGATTAAAAAATTGCAGATGAGTAAAAGTTAG
- a CDS encoding ribonuclease HII — MKCGTKLEKQLLAEGYRLIAGVDEVGRGALAGPVVAASVILNLKDVPKGINDSKQLSKARRERLAEEIKSRAVAFSIARVEPDEIDKINILRASLQAMGESVKLLNPPSDYVLIDGNQRISQLSCPQRPVVKGDSLCVSIAAASIIAKVARDELMRTYEEIYPGYGFAAHVGYGTRLHQQALTKLGPSPIHRMTFQGVRFLQLCLTIEE; from the coding sequence ATGAAATGCGGCACGAAACTCGAAAAGCAACTGCTTGCGGAAGGCTACCGATTGATCGCAGGGGTTGATGAGGTCGGACGCGGGGCGCTTGCCGGTCCTGTGGTGGCGGCGTCGGTGATTCTCAATCTCAAAGATGTGCCAAAGGGAATTAACGATTCCAAGCAGCTTTCCAAAGCCCGGCGCGAACGATTAGCCGAGGAAATCAAGTCACGCGCCGTAGCCTTTTCGATTGCCCGCGTGGAACCCGATGAGATCGATAAAATCAACATTTTACGGGCTTCTTTGCAGGCAATGGGCGAATCAGTAAAACTATTGAACCCCCCCAGTGACTATGTTTTAATAGACGGGAATCAAAGGATTTCGCAGTTGTCCTGCCCCCAGCGGCCAGTGGTCAAAGGCGACAGTCTTTGCGTTTCAATTGCCGCCGCCTCCATTATCGCCAAAGTGGCAAGAGATGAGTTGATGAGAACCTATGAAGAAATTTATCCGGGTTACGGATTTGCGGCGCACGTCGGTTACGGTACGCGCCTTCATCAACAGGCTTTGACCAAACTTGGACCGTCCCCCATTCATCGAATGACCTTTCAAGGCGTCCGATTCTTGCAACTGTGTTTGACTATCGAGGAATAA
- a CDS encoding LON peptidase substrate-binding domain-containing protein has protein sequence MQSETFEAPDALPLFPLATVLVPGAVLPLHIFEERYKEMMRYAIENQGMYGLSFRDNANIGKETVPEVGSVGCLAKINAVMPLEDGRLNLISTGIIRYRVNGYNQMLPFLIAQIETFTDELEADEELTHLYESLKTPGKELLEAAKKLDEAGLVLSNDLPDDPESFSFLMTSILPLENDIKQSLLEMTSTKIRLMRLRTHINNTLANYTNRLQMQERAKTNGHGKLQ, from the coding sequence ATGCAATCAGAAACTTTTGAAGCGCCCGATGCGCTGCCGCTCTTTCCACTGGCAACGGTGTTGGTGCCGGGTGCGGTTTTGCCCTTACACATCTTTGAAGAACGCTACAAAGAAATGATGCGTTATGCGATAGAGAATCAGGGAATGTACGGACTCTCATTCAGAGATAATGCGAACATCGGCAAAGAGACGGTTCCTGAAGTTGGCAGCGTCGGATGCCTGGCGAAAATCAATGCGGTGATGCCGCTCGAAGACGGGCGATTGAATTTGATTTCCACCGGCATCATTCGCTATCGCGTGAATGGCTACAATCAAATGTTGCCGTTTCTGATTGCCCAGATAGAGACCTTCACCGATGAACTGGAAGCCGACGAAGAGTTGACCCACCTGTACGAAAGTTTGAAAACGCCGGGCAAGGAATTATTGGAAGCCGCAAAAAAACTGGATGAAGCGGGACTCGTTCTCAGTAACGATTTGCCCGACGACCCGGAATCCTTCTCATTTTTGATGACTTCGATTTTGCCTCTCGAAAACGACATCAAACAATCGCTTCTGGAAATGACTTCAACGAAAATCCGCCTGATGCGTTTACGCACACACATCAATAATACGCTTGCAAATTACACCAATCGTTTACAAATGCAGGAACGCGCCAAGACCAACGGTCATGGAAAACTGCAATGA
- a CDS encoding 3-isopropylmalate dehydrogenase: MKRVAVIAGDGIGPEVIREAVKTVELARERFAFELELVHFDWSADKYLATGISMPEGGLEMLRSEYDAILTGAFGDPRVKDNKHAADILLGMRFGLDLYINLRPIKLIDAKLCPLKDRQKTEIDFVVFRENTEGLYTFMGGNFKKGTPDEIATQEEINTRKGVERIITAAFEYARVSGRKRVTMSDKSNVLTYGHDLWQRVFREVAARYPEIEANHLYVDVLTMWMVLDPARFDVIVTNNLFGDIVTDLGAALQGGLGMAASGNLHPGKVSLFEPVHGSAPQFAGKNVANPVAATLTAAMMLDYLEFKDAAAAIESAVEQSVIANETTQDIGGKFSTTEAGDAIRKYLNE, encoded by the coding sequence ATGAAGAGAGTTGCCGTCATTGCGGGCGATGGCATCGGCCCGGAAGTAATTCGCGAAGCCGTCAAGACCGTCGAACTCGCCCGTGAACGTTTTGCCTTTGAACTTGAATTAGTTCATTTCGACTGGAGCGCCGATAAATATCTGGCAACCGGCATCTCGATGCCCGAAGGCGGGCTTGAGATGTTACGAAGCGAATACGATGCGATCCTCACCGGCGCATTCGGCGACCCGCGCGTCAAAGACAATAAACACGCCGCAGACATTCTGCTCGGCATGCGTTTCGGTTTGGATTTATACATCAATCTGCGCCCGATTAAATTGATTGATGCGAAACTCTGTCCCTTAAAAGACCGCCAAAAAACTGAGATTGATTTTGTTGTTTTCCGGGAAAACACCGAAGGGCTTTATACCTTTATGGGCGGCAATTTCAAAAAAGGCACGCCCGATGAAATCGCTACGCAGGAAGAAATCAACACCCGCAAAGGCGTCGAACGCATCATCACAGCGGCGTTTGAATATGCCCGCGTGAGCGGTCGCAAGCGTGTGACGATGAGCGATAAATCAAACGTGCTGACTTACGGGCACGACCTCTGGCAGCGGGTGTTTCGAGAGGTCGCGGCGCGTTATCCCGAAATCGAAGCCAATCATTTATATGTCGATGTGCTGACCATGTGGATGGTCTTAGACCCAGCGCGTTTTGATGTGATTGTTACCAATAATTTATTCGGCGACATTGTGACCGATTTGGGCGCGGCTTTGCAGGGCGGGTTGGGAATGGCGGCATCCGGTAACCTTCATCCGGGCAAAGTTTCTTTGTTTGAACCCGTGCATGGCAGTGCGCCGCAATTTGCCGGAAAGAATGTCGCGAACCCTGTAGCCGCGACGCTCACTGCTGCAATGATGCTTGATTACCTCGAATTTAAAGACGCCGCCGCCGCCATCGAATCCGCCGTCGAACAATCGGTCATTGCAAATGAAACCACCCAGGACATCGGCGGCAAATTTTCTACGACTGAAGCAGGCGATGCGATTCGGAAATACCTCAACGAATAG
- a CDS encoding M28 family peptidase: MKNPTISREKLLAVFVLVSFVFAIACQQQVASITNSAAESKAEYKDSAFDAKRAFDHMKKVVDFGPRPSGSPAIKKTQEYIINELRSYGLKVMEDDFQGKTPKGAISMKNIFAELPGEKSDVVIISGHYDTKILANFVGANDGGSSTAAVLETARVLAGTKPEYTLWFVFFDGEEAVVEWTGDDNTYGSRHMVAKMKADGTLGKIRAMILYDMIGDKQLDLKRDGQSSKWLVDTIWRTAAQTLYAKHFLGNETYMSDDHVPFVEAGIPAVDLIDFNYGPDHTYWHTAQDTLDKVSGESVKAVGEVVIQSLPEIYKQLDARAANKPSTPNKSE; the protein is encoded by the coding sequence ATGAAAAATCCTACAATTTCGAGAGAGAAGTTGTTAGCTGTTTTTGTGCTGGTTTCGTTTGTGTTCGCCATCGCCTGCCAGCAACAGGTTGCTTCGATTACCAATTCAGCAGCAGAATCGAAAGCCGAATATAAAGATTCCGCTTTCGATGCCAAACGCGCTTTTGACCACATGAAAAAAGTAGTTGATTTTGGTCCTCGCCCATCGGGTTCCCCGGCAATTAAAAAGACTCAGGAATACATTATCAATGAACTCCGAAGCTATGGTTTGAAAGTCATGGAAGATGATTTTCAAGGTAAAACGCCGAAAGGCGCAATTTCCATGAAAAACATCTTCGCCGAACTGCCCGGCGAAAAATCGGATGTGGTGATTATCAGCGGTCATTACGACACGAAAATCCTTGCCAATTTCGTTGGCGCTAATGATGGCGGTTCGAGCACCGCAGCCGTGTTGGAAACTGCCAGAGTGCTTGCTGGCACCAAACCCGAATACACCTTGTGGTTTGTTTTCTTTGACGGCGAAGAAGCCGTGGTTGAATGGACGGGCGACGATAATACTTACGGCAGCCGCCACATGGTTGCGAAGATGAAAGCCGACGGCACGCTCGGTAAAATTCGCGCCATGATTTTGTATGATATGATTGGCGACAAACAGTTAGACCTCAAACGCGACGGTCAATCATCGAAATGGTTGGTGGATACGATTTGGCGCACCGCGGCGCAGACTCTGTATGCCAAACATTTTCTTGGCAATGAAACCTATATGTCGGATGACCATGTGCCGTTTGTCGAAGCCGGAATTCCCGCCGTTGATTTGATTGATTTCAATTATGGACCTGACCATACCTACTGGCACACCGCCCAGGACACCCTCGATAAAGTGAGCGGCGAAAGCGTCAAAGCTGTCGGCGAGGTGGTGATTCAATCTTTACCCGAAATCTATAAACAGCTTGATGCGCGGGCTGCCAACAAACCTTCCACACCCAACAAAAGTGAATAA